The Arachis ipaensis cultivar K30076 chromosome B07, Araip1.1, whole genome shotgun sequence genome includes a window with the following:
- the LOC107606607 gene encoding LOW QUALITY PROTEIN: inosine-5'-monophosphate dehydrogenase-like (The sequence of the model RefSeq protein was modified relative to this genomic sequence to represent the inferred CDS: deleted 1 base in 1 codon) yields WLHAFQATAVYKVASIAYKSGVPVIADGGISNSGHIVKALSLGASTVMMGSFLAGSNEAPGAYEYQNGQRVKKYRGMGSLEAMTKGSDQRYLGDTAKLKVAQGVVGAVKDKGSVLKFLPYTMQAVKQGFQDIGANSLQSAHDLLRSKVLRLEVRTGAAQVEGGIHGLVSYEKKYF; encoded by the exons TGGCTTCATGCTTTTCAGGCAACTGCAGTTTACAAGGTTGCATCTATTGCTTATAAAAGCGGTGTTCCTGTGATTGCCGATGGTGGCATCTCAAACTCTGGGCATATTGTCAAGGCTTTGTCATTGGGAGCATCTACAGTTATGATGGGAAGCTTCTTAGCTGGTAGCAACGAGGCTCCCGGAGCTTATGAGTATCAG AATGGTCAACGAGTCAAGAAGTATAGAGGAATGGGTTCACTAGAAGCTATGACTAAAGGAAGTGATCAAAGATATTTGGGTGACACTGCAAAACTA AAAGTTGCTCAGGGCGTTGTTGGAGCTGTTAAAGATAAGGGTTCTGTTTTGAAGTTCCTACCATACACCATGCAAGCTGTCAAGCAAGGGTTTCAAGATATCGGTGCCAACTCTCTGCAGTCTGCTCATGACCTCCTCAGATCCAAGGTGTTAAGGCTAGAG GTCCGGACTGGAGCAGCGCAGGTTGAAGGTGGAATCCATGGTCTGGTTTCTTATGAAAAGAAATACTTTTGA